The region GCACCCGTTTCTCGCGAGCGACAGAGAGCCTGTCGGCCTCGGCTGTTTACAACGCCTCGTCGAACGCCGCCTGCAGGTCCGCCTTCATGTCGTCGATATGCTCGATGCCGACGCTGACGCGGATGAGGCCGTCGGTCAGTCCGGCCGCGAGGCGCTCCTCCTTCGGGATCGCCGCGTGAGTCATCGTTGCCGGCTGCTCGATGAGGCTCTCGACACCGCCCAGTGACTCCGCGAGGGTGAACACCGTGGTCTCCGAGACGGCCGTGCGAGCCTGCTCCAGCGTCCCGTCGAGTTCGAAGCTGAGCATGCCGCCGAAGTCATCCATCTGCTCGCTGGCCAGCTCGTGGTCCGGGTGACTCTCGAGGCCGGGGTAGTAGACACGGTCCACTGCCTCATGGGCCTCGAGCCAGCTTGCGAGTTCCTTCGTGTTCTCGCAGTGCCGGTCCATCCGGACGGGCAGAGTCTTGGTCCCGCGGAGGACGAGGAAGCAGTCAAACGGCGAAGGCGTGGCGCCCACGGAGTTCTGGTAGAAGCCGATCTCTTCGTCGAGTTCCTGGTCGTCGGTGACCAGCGCGCCACCGACCACGTCGGAGTGCCCGCCGAGATATTTGGTGAGCGAGTGGCTCACGATGTCAGCGCCGTATTCAAGTGGGCGCTGGAGTGCGGGCGTCGCGAACGTGTTGTCGACGGCCGAGAGCGCGCTGTACTCATCGGCGATGTCGGTCAGCGCGTCGATGTCGTTGATGTTCATCAGCGGGTTCGTCGGCGTCTCGACCCACAGCAGTTCGGTGTTTTCCTGCATCGCGTCGCGCACCGCATCGTGGTCCGTCGTGTCGACGAAATCGAACTCGAGGTCGTACTTCTCGTAGACCTGCGTGAAGATGCGGTGGGTGCCGCCGTAGACGTCGTCACCGGCAACAACGTGGTCCCCCGCCTCAAGCAGATTGAGGACGGTGTTGATCGAGCCCATGCCGGAGGAGAACGCTCGCCCAAACTGGCCGCCTTCGAGCGCTGCGAGATTGTCTTCCAAGTCAGTTCGCGTCGGGTTGCCCGTCCGGGAGTACTCGTAGCCGGTGTGCTCGCCTGGGGCGTCCTGTTTGTACGTAGAGTTCGCGAAGATGGGCGTCATCAGCGCGCCCGTCTCCTCGTCGGGTTCCTGGCCAGCGTGGATAGCCCGCGTCTCGATACGCTCGTGGTCGTGGGCAGCGTCGTCGGTCATGGCCGATACTGGGAGTGGTGGGGGCGTTATTGTTCCGCTTTCGGCAGGGGGTGTGGAGTATCTCGTCCGTGTGAGCCGGCGGCGCTCGGCGGTCGAGAACGCACCATTTATACGCTGAGCACCAGTAGCCCTCCACAAGACAATGCCGAGCTCCAACGGCCCCTACACTGGAACCCGGAACAAGCTCTCGAACCACCCCCGCGATCGAGGGACCTCGCCGCCCCAGCGCGCCATCGCCGAGTACGACGAGGGGCAGAAAGTTCACCTGACCATCGACCCGTCCGTGCGTGACGGCCAGTTCCACCCGCGCTTCAACGGCCACACCGGCGAAGTGGTTGGCAAGCAGGGCGCTGCGTTCAAGGTCGAAATCAACGACGGCGGCAAGACCAAGATGCTCATCGTCAAGGCGGCCCACCTGCGCGCGCAGGAGGAGTAGGATGACGATATTCAAAGAGAAAGTCAGCGAGGAGTACCTCACCGCCTCCGAGGTAAAGGCGGAGCTGCAGGCGGTCGAAGAGCAGCGCGCGGTCGACGACGACCGCGATCTGCGCTACGAGCTTGCCCGCGCCATCGAGCACGTGAACCGGTTTGCGCTGCTCGGCGCCGAGGAATCCCGCGAGCTTGTGGGCCGGCTGGAGGAAGTGGAACAGGTCAACGAGGCGACCGCCCACAAGATTGCGGACCTGCTCCCGCGTGACCGCGACGAGCTCCGAACCATCTACGCCCAGGAGCGCTACACGCTCTCGGGCGAGGAGCTCGACGAGATTCTCAACATCGTCGCCGAGTACGCCTGACCGCGTTCCGGCGGCTGCTCTCCTGACCCCGGAGCGACGGCGTCACACACCGGGCCACGGCTTAAGTATCACCGCGGCATAGCGTATCCATGACTGATACGGACGGCGAACCCGCGTCGGCAGCCGATGCTGGGGACGACGCCCCCGACGAGCCCGAGGAGTACGCGGTAGTGCTCGACCACCTGCCGTACGGTCGCCCCGACGACGACCGGCCACAGCACCAGAAGCCCGAGATCGCCTACGCGGTCGGCGAGGGCCGGTTCGACCTGTTCGAACTCACACTCACTGACGACGCCGACGTGAGCATCGGCGACCGACTCGTCGTCGCCCCGGAGGCAGACCGCGACGTGGTCAGCCGCTACCGCGAAATCGGCTACGAGGACCTCTCCCGCGGCGCCGAGCAGGAACTCGACTACGTCGTCGAGGAAATTATCGATCGCCACGAACAGCGGTTCCTCGATTACTTCAACGACGCACAGCCGCTCACGCTCCGGCTCCACCAGCTCAACATCCTGCCGGGCATCGGCGAGAAGCTGCGCAACGACATCCTGGACAGCCGGAAGTACGACGGCCCCTTCGAGCGGTTCGAGGAGTTAGAAGAGCGCATCTCCGGGCTCCACGACCCGAAGGGGACCGTCGTCGACCGAATTCTGGAGGAACTGCGTGAGGAAGAAGAGATCAAGTACCGCGCCTTCACCAACGACTGACCCCGACGAACAGTCCAGAGCGCGGGGTTTAACGCCGCCCCGCCGGTAACAGCTTCAAATGACCGCGCCGGAGCCCGCTCGCGACCCCGATGCCCTCATCCGCCGCGCCAAGCGCGGAAACCCGGAGTTCGACCAACACTACCTCGTCGACGACCGTGTTCTGGACCGCCTCACTGGCTACCTCCCCGAGGGCACCGACCGCTCGCACCTGCTCGAAATCGGCGGCGGGACGGGCGCGCTGACGGACCGCCTGCTCGCGGCCGGGGACCATGTGACGGTGGTCGAGCGCGACTCCGATCTCGCTGCATTCCTCCGAAAAGAGTTTGCTGAGGACATCGACGCTGGCAGGCTCGACGTTATCGAAGGCGACGCACTCGACGTCGACCTGCCGGAGTTCACTGCCAGCGTCTCGAACCTCCCATACGGTGTCTCCTCGGAGATCGCGTTCCAACTCCTCCCCGAGAAGAAGCCGCTCGTGCTGATGTTCCAGAAGGAGTTCGCCGAGCGGATGGTCGCCGCGCCCGGCGAGGACGACTACGGCCGGCTCTCGGTCTCGGCCCAGCATTATGCCGATGTGGAGCTGGTCGAGCACGTCCCGAAGGAGGCGTTCGACCCGCAGCCGTCCGTCGAGAGCGCGGTCGTGCGCTGTACCCCACGAGACCCCGACTACGAGGTGGTAGACGAGGCGTTCTTCCTGCGATTCGTGAAGGCGCTGTTCACCCAACGCCGGAAGACGATGCGGAACGCCATTCGGAACACCGGACACATCTCCGGATTGGATGACCCCGATGCCGTCGTCGACTCAGCCGAGGAGCCGCTGATGAGCAAACGTGCGGGCAACGTCACGCCCGCTCAGTTCGCCGAACTGGCCGCGTTGGCCGCCGAAGTCGACCCGGCTGTCGGCGCCGAGTTCGGCGAGGATGGGTAGGTGCCGGGGCATTACCCGCTCAGCGACATGATTCAGGCCATTTTCAGCGGCATCGCGATGCAGTTGCTGGCGACGGCGTTGGCGCTATTGGTGCTCGTCGGCGTGGGCGTCGGCGTTCAGGCACTGGGCCCGCGGTTGAAGCAACGACTCGACAACGCGCTGGTGGAGTCGCTTCAGGCGGGCTTCCTGTCAGTGTTCACGGCCGCCGTGGGACTCTTCCTCATTTCTGTGTGGCGGGCCGGCGGCCTCGTCGAGCGTGGGTTCCGGGAGATCGACCCGGACTCGAGAACCATCGTCGCGGCGGTGCTGAGCATCGCGGTGGCCGCGGCCGCCTACGCGCTCACGCGGGTGACGAAGAACACCATCCGACGGCTCTCCCAGCAACGCGGTGCCATCACCAACCACCAGCAGCAGGTGGGTCACCACCTCGTGCAGCTGTTCGTCTCCGTGCTCGCCGGGCTGGTCGTGCTGGGCATCTGGGGCGTCGATCCCGGCGACCTGCTGCTCGGCGCCGGCGTCGCGACGGTGATGGTCGGGCTGGCGGCACGGCAGACACTTGGCGCCGTCCTCGCGGGCTTCGTCGTGCTGTTCTCTCGCCCGTTCGAACTCGGGGATTGGGTCATCATCAACGACAACGAGGGGGTCGTCACCGACATCAGCATCGTCAACACCCAAATCCGGACGTTCGACGAGGAGTACGTGATGATTCCGAACGACCTCGTCACCGACACGGAGGTGACCAACCGCTCGCGGAAGGGTCGGCTCCGGTTGGAGACCGACGTGGGCGTCGATTACGACACCGAGATCGCTCGGGCCCGTGAGATTGCGACGGACGCGATGGCCGAGACCGACACGCCGATGGAGCGCCCGGACCCCCACGTCGTGCTCTCGGAGTTCGGCGGCTCGAGCGTGGTGCTCCGCCTGCGCTACTACATCGACACCCCCAGCGCCCGCAAGATGTGGAAGGCTCGGACGGAGGTCATCACCGCGGTGAAAGACGCCTTCGCCGAGGAGAACATCAAAATCCCGTTCCCCCAGCGCGAACTCTCTGGGCGGCAGGAGGCCGGAGGACTGACGGTTTCTGGCGTGGGTGCGCGAACGGAGGCAACGGACGAGAACGATGAACGGGTCGAGCGAAACCCTGAATCGGAGGCCGACGAATGACCGGCGGCGAGAGCCTCGCGGAACGCCGCGGTCTCGAGACGAACGTCTATCAGCCCGCAGAGGACTCTGGGCTGCTGGCCGACGCCGCGGTGGAGTTCGCCCGCGGCCGCGTCCTCGAGGTGGGCACCGGCTCAGGCTGGGTCGCCGAGCAGGTGGCCAAGACGGGCGACGCCGAGCGGGTGGTCGTCAGCGACCTGAACCCTCACGCCTGCCGGTCGGCTCAGGAGCGCGGCCTCGAAGCAGTTCGCGGGAACCTGCTCGCCCCCTTTGTGGGGGGCAGCTTCGAGACGGTGCTGTTCAATCCGCCCTACCTCCCGACGGACCCGGACAACGAGTGGGACGACTGGATGGAGCATGCGCTCTCGGGCGGCGAAAGCGGGCGAGAGCTCATCGTGCCGTTCCTCGAGGACCTGGAGCGGGTGCTCGCGACGGGCGGGCAGGCGCTGTTGCTCGTCTCCTCGCTGACGGGCTACGATGAGGTCGTGGACCTGATTGGGCAGGCGGGGTTCACGCACGAAGAAGTCCGGCAGGAGTCCTACCCGTTCGAGACGCTCTCAATCTTGCGGCTGACAGAGTTCCGGCTCTGTAGGTAGCGGCGTCGCTCAGGGAGTGAGGAATGTTGCGAGGGAAGAGCGCTCCGTGGAGCGTCTTCCTGCATGTCCGGCGCGTGGTTGCACACCGTACCTCGGCGGCATCGCCGCTTCGGTATCGAGGCCGGTCGGCCTCGGGCCATGCGAGGGAAGGGATTTGAACCACGGTCGCAGCAAGCTGCTCCCTGATTCAAACCCTTCGTGTGCATCTTCCGTCGCGTTCCCCGCGCCGATGCGGTGTGAGTGACGGGATTTGAACCACGGTCGCAGCAAGCTGCTCCCTGATTCAAACCCTTCGTGTGCATCTTCCGTCGCGTTCCCCGCGCCGATGCGATGTGAGTGACGGGATTTGAACCACGGTCGCAGCAAGCTGCTCCCTGATTCAAACCCTTCGTGTGCATCTTCCGTCGCGCTGCGCACGCCGATGCGATGCAAGTGACAGGATTGGAACCCTTGGACCACCGGAAGGAACAGATCGAGGCCAGTCATTCTCTCTAATCGTCATTGCCACTCTTCGTGAGTGAGGAATGTTGCGAGGGAAGAGCGCTCTGTGGAGCGTCTTCCTGCATGTCCGGCGCGTGGTTGCACACCGTACCTCGGCGGCGTCGCCTCGGTATCGAGGCCGGTCGGCCTCGGGCCATGCGAGGGAAGGGATTTGAACCCTTGGACCTCTACAGGAGCGGATCTTGAGTCCGCCGCGTTTTCCAGGCTTTGCTACCCTCGCACGCATCCCCTCGAAATCACCGGGCAGAGTTGAACCCACCGGTTCGGTCACCGCTACTTTCACGCCAATCGCGCCCGTCTGTTCAGGAAATGGACGACCACACCCGCGACCCCGGCGTCGCACCGCCGCTGGGGAACCCGACCGGGTGGCGCGCCGACCGCCGCTGGGAGCACGCCACCCTCCGGCGCGCGGTCGAACACGGTATCAGGCTCTACAACGCCGACGCGTTCCACGAGTCCCACGACTGCTTCGAGGTGGAGTGGTACAACTACGGAAGCGGCACGACCGAGAGCGCGTTTCTCCACGGAATGGTACAGGTTGCTGCGGGGGCGTACAAGCGGTTCGACTTCGAGAACGACGACGGAATGTGCAGCCTCTTTGAGACCGCCCTCCAGTATCTGAACGGCGTCCCGGAGGATTTTTACGGCGTCGATGTCGCCGACGTGCGGCGGACACTCCAGGCCGCCCTCGACGAGCCATCTGCTATCGACGACTGGCAGCTCACCCTCGATGACCACCAACCCGAGGCGTACCCTGCCGACTACGAGTACGCGGAGGGACTCGGTTGATTCCGCCCGAGCGAGTCGCTGCCGCGGAGGATGCAAAACGGCGCGTGCTGGCGACGGCCACGGAGACACGCTTCGGTACGTTCGTCCACGACGCAACCCACGAGCGGCGCATCGCGGCCACGCAGTTGCTCGATGCCGAACTGCCGAGCCACACCGGCCAGAGCCCCTCACGCCAATCGCCCGAAGGGGCAGGTATCACCGGGGATACGACCGTCCAAGCGCTGCTGGAACGGCTCGACTCACTCTACGAGCGACTCGGGTTCGACCACCGCGTGGTCTCGGGTGTCGGTCAGGAGACCTTCGCCAGGCTCGCGCCCGCACTGACGGACCGGGGCTACGAGCGGGAACGCTACTGGGCACTCGTCCCGCACCGCCACGAGCCCAGTGGACAGCATGAGGAGCTCCGAATCGAGGCGAACCCACACGGGAGTGAGGATGCCAATGCGGTCCACGAGGCGGTCGGTCGGGACCCCGGTGCTGTCTCCTCCGCCGCCGACGTGGCCCATGCGCTCGACGGCACGGAGTTGGTCGGCTACCGGGGAGGCAAGCCAGTGAGTGTCGCAGGATGGTACGTTCACGGTGACGGCGCGGACGCCGTTGCACGGTACACCCACGTCGGAACCCACCCTGATGTCTCGGGTGAGGGCGTGGGGACCGCGATGCTCAGCGCCGTCGTCGAGTAGTGTCCGCTTCCGCAAAACCGCCAGGTCGTCTGTGCAACTGAGGCCAACACAGGCTTCTACGAGAGGCAGGGGTTCACCCGGAACAATCACCTCTGGCGGTTCGCGAAACTCCCCTGAGCCGCCCCACTCGGGTCGGCACCCACAGCCCCGACCCGCAGGCACTTTGTCCTGCCCCGTCTCAGTCTGGGTATGCACGACCGCGATCTTCTCTTCGCCCTCTCGGCCGCACAGGGCCCCGTCGGCTACGAGGACGAGCCCCGAACCGTCGTTCGCGAGGCCCTGGAGCCGGCCGTTGACCGTCTCGAGACCGACGCAATGGGCAACGTCATCGGCACCGTGGAGGGACCCTCCACGAGCAGCCGGACGCAGTCCGGCGATACCGTCGAGGGAAGTTCGGACCGCGAAGTCGTCGTCGCCGCCCACATGGACGAAATCGGCTTCATGGTGACCCGGATCACCGACGACGGCTTCCTCCAACTCGACTCCCTCGGCGGGTGGAACGCCCAAATCCTGCGGGCCCAGCCCGTCACCGTCCACACGGCGGACGGAACCCTCCCGGGCGTCATCGGCGCCGAACCCGCACACACCCGCGACGAAGACGACCTTGAGGATATCGACGACCTCGCGGTCGACCTCGGCCTCGACGGTGACGACGCAGCAGAGCGAGTCAGCGTCGGCGACGTAGTCACGCTCGATACCCAGCCCCGTGAGCTCGGAAACTGCGTGACCGGGAAGGCGCTGGACGACCGAGCAGGCGTCTACGCGATGATCGCGGCCGCTCGCGAGGCCGAGCCTGACGCGACAGTCCACTACTGTGCGACCGTCCAAGAGGAGGTCGGCCTGCGCGGCGCACGTGCCATCGCCACGGGCGAGGAGTTCGACCCCGACCTCGTCATCGCGCTGGACGGCACGCTCGAGCGGAGCGTTCCCGGCGTGGCCCCGGAGGACCGGATCACCACGCTCGGTGACGGCGTCGGCATCAAACGCAAAGACGCCTCCGTCATTCCGAGCCCGGACGTGGTGGCGTGGCTAACCGCCATTGCCGAGGACAAGGGAATCGAGCACCAGCGCGAGGTGGCCTGGAACATCGGCACCGACACCGGGTCACTCCAGTTCGAGGGGGGCGCCGTCGCCTCGGGAGCACTGTCGGTCCCAGTTCGCTACCACCACTCTCCGGTTGAGACGGCCCACCGAGAGGACCTGAACGCCACGGTCGACCTGCTGGCGGCCGCAGTGTCTCGAACGGCAGAGTTCTCGACGTAAGCCCCGGACGGCGCGCCAGGCGAATGCCGATTGCTTCTTCAGCACCCACCGTCTCTCACGGAGTATGCAGATTCATCAGTTGGGTGAGGGCCAGCCTGAGCTGGCCATTGTCGCCGGGATCCACGGCGACGAGCCTTGCGGCGTCCGGGCAGTCGAGCGCATTCTGGAGGAAGCACCCGAGGTCAAGCGGCCGGTGAAGTTCATCATCGCCAACGAGGAAGCGCTGGCGGCTGGCGAGCGGTTCCTCGAGGAGGACCTCAACCGCGCGTTCCCGGGCGATCCTGACGGTACCCACGAATCGCGGCTCGCCCACGACCTCGCGCGGGAGGTCCAGGGCTGTACCGTCCTGGCACTCCACTCGACGCAGTCCTACGCCGAGCCAATCGTGGTTATCGACACCGTCGACGAGATTGCGCGCTCGCTCGCGCCGCGACTCCCCGCCGAGGTACTCATCGAGACCGACGAACACACCGACGGCCGGCTCATCGAGCACGCCCACACCATCGAGGTGGAGTGTGGGCTCCAGGGCAGCGAGCAGGCCGCTGAGAACGCCTACTGGCTGGTGCAGGCGTTCCTCTCGGCCTCGAACGTGCTGGCGGCGCCGACCTCCGACGAGCGGCTGGCGGCGCCCGAACGGAGCGAGGTCCGTGTGTTCCGGCTGGATGGCCCCATTCCCAAACCGCCGGGCCGGGAGTACGAGGTGGTCGTCCCGAACTTCGAGAAGGTGGGGGCCGGCGAACGGTTCGCCGTCGCCGACGGGAACGCGCTGACAGCCAACGAGCCGTTCTACCCGGTGTTGCTCTCCGCAGATGGGTACGACGACATCTTCGGCTACGCCGCGACGACAGCTGGCAGCCTGGATTGAGATCCTCCCCGCCGTCCCGGCGCTGTCGACGGTTCGGTACGTTTATCTCCGGCAGCGGACTCTTCCCGTGCATGAGTGGACGCCCGCTCGACGTTCTCGAAGAGTCGCTCGAAGAGCCCGTGACGGTTCACCTGAAAGACGGTGACGCCTTCTACGGAACGCTCTCGGGCTACGACCAGCATATGAACGTCGTGCTCGAAGCCGCCGACGCCACCGATGCCACCGACGCCGAGCTCGACCAGCTCGACGTTGAGGAAGTGGACAACACAACGATTATCCGTGGCGACAACGTCATTTCGATAACTCTATGACCGGCGCAGGAACGCCCAGCCAGGGGAAGAAGAACAACACGACGCACACGAAGTGCCGTCGCTGCGGCGAGAAATCCTACCACACCAAGAAAAAGGAGTGCTCGTCGTGCGGCTTCGGGAAGTCGTCGAAACAGCGCAGCTACTCGTGGCAGTCGAAGAACGGCGACCACTAAGCTCTCTCTGCGGCCGCTTCTGTCTTCGTGAGCGACGCGGGTGCGTCGCCGACACAATTGACTCGGGAGCGCTCGCTCTGTGCGGCAACGCAGCCTGTTGCACGAACGTGTATCAAAGAGCTGTGTTGAACTCGAGATAGCGCACGATAGCGAGGATTTTTAGTCGTCCGAGTCGGAGACGCAGGTATGGATACGGGTCCGGCCGAGGGGCCGACCGGCAGCGCCGGGATGACGGAGAAATGCGGCGTCGTCGGCGTCGCCCTCGAAGATCGCGGGGCCGCACACCCCTGTTACTACGGGCTCTACGCGCTCCAGCACCGCGGCCAGGAGTCCGCGGGCATCGTCACCCACGACGGGTTCCAGCAGCACGACCACGTCGAGATGGGACTGGTGGGTGAGGCGTTCGACGAGGCGGACATCGAGGCGCTCCAGGGTTCGACCGGCGTCGGCCACGTTCGCTACCCCACCGCGGGCAGCGTCGACAAGGCCTGTGCCCAGCCGTTCACGGTCTCCTTCCGATCTGGCTCGCTCGCGCTGTCCCACAACGGGAACCTCGTGAACGCAAACGAGATTCGCGACGAACTCGCCGCCGAGGGCCACGCGTTCACCTCCGACGGCGACACCGAAGTCATCGCCCACGACCTCGCGCGCAACCTCCTCGACGCCGATCTCGTTCGGGCTGTCAAGCGGACGATGGAGCGCATCCACGGCTCCTACGCACTGACGGTGATGCACGACGAGACCGTTCTCGGCGTCCGGGACCCGCAAGGCAATCGTCCGCTCTGTCTCGGGAAACTGGACGACGGCTACGTGCTGGCATCCGAATCGGCGGCCATCGACACGCTCGGCGGCGAGCTCATCCGGGACGTGAAGCCGGGCGAACTCGTCCTGCTCGAACCCGATGGCTCGGGCTACGACAGCTACCAGCTGATCGAGCAACCCAACACTGCTCACTGTTTCTTCGAACACGTCTACTTCGCGCGGCCGGACTCGGTCATCGACGACTCACTGGTCTACGACACTCGGCGTGGGCTGGGCGCGCGGCTCTGGGAAGAGTCCGGTGTCGAGAGCGACGTGGTGATGCCGGTCCCCGACTCCGGTCGAGCGTTCGCCGCGGGCTACGCCGACGCCGCCGCGGCGGACCTCGGCGACGCGCCGGAATTCGCGGAGGGGCTGATGAAGAACCGCTACGTCGGCCGCACGTTCATCATGCCGAGTCAGGACCAGCGCGAGCAGGCGGTCCGGCTCAAGCTCAACCCCATCCGCTCGACGGTCGAGGGCAAATCAGTCACCCTCATCGACGACAGCATCGTCCGGGGAACGACCTCGACGCAGCTGGTCGCGCTGCTGAAGGAAGCCGGCGCCGAAGAAGTCCACCTGCGAATCGGGGCACCCCCCATCATCGCGCCCTGCTACATGGGCATCGACATGGCGTCCAGAGAGGAGCTCATCGCCGCCGGCGGCGATTCCGAAGCCGTTCGCGCGGCCGTCAACGCCGACTCGCTTTCGTACCTGAGCGTGGACGGCGTGGCGGAGGTGCTGGGCGAGTCCCGCACAGACCTCTGTCTGGGCTGTGTGACTGGGGAGTACCCCTACGACATCGACGGGGAGACAGCCGACCGCGAGGTCAAGCGCCCCGATATCGACGGGGCATTGGCCGACGACTGACCTGGAAGAAGTTTTTCAGAGCCAGCCAACGTCGAGCTATGCATCGATGCTCGCCGACGCCGGCGATGACGACACGACAGGAACGGCTGGCGGGAGCGGACTCAAACGACCACGTAGATGAGTAGATAGACCACGACGCCGAGCGCGAACGAGATCGCCCAGAGCGGCGCCGCAATTCGGCCCACGCGGCGGTGGTTCGTCAACGGAATGTCGGCGACGGGGTGGCTCCACGCGAGCAGGAGCGTGTAGAACAGCAGCGGGACACAGACCACCGCGAGCGTGATGTGGACTCCGAGAATCGCGTTGTAGGCCGTCTCCAGGGCCCTCGTCGCGGGGAACGGCGTCGGCCCGATGAGCGCGACACGGTAGAGATAGCCCACGAGGAACACCGCGAAGAGGCCGAACGCCGAGCCCATGAGCTTTCGGTGGCGTTCGACGTTCCCCTCGCGGATGGCGCGAACGCCGACGATGATGACGACGAGGGCGACCAGACTAACGACTGCGTTGAGGTGTGGGATTGCGTCGACGACGAAATCGGGTGCGCGTGGCAGCAGCGCCGCCGGAATCACGCGGAGCGCCGCGGCGAAAACGAGTGTGAGCGACACCACAGAGAGCGCCGCCGCCGTCGCGAGGACGTGTTCACGGACGCGGGCACGGAGCGTCATGGGCGGTTCTGGGACCCGCCTGAGGTTAAACGCCGGGTGTCGCGGCCTGGAAGCGCCGCCGCCGGGACCGTGCGAGGGCGCCGACCCAGTGGAGGCGAAAGGCAAGGGTTTTACTGAACCCGCCGGTACGATACTCTGCAGAGAGCCAGCGTGCGTGGGTAGCCAAGCTAGGCCAACGGCGCAGCGTTGAGGGCGCTGTCCTGTAGAGGTCCGCCGGTTCAAATCCGGTCCCACGCACTGTATCCGAGACGGCATCGCCGTCAAGGGACGCGGGGCAACCACCTCGTGACACAGTGCGGGTGCTCGTCCACTGGACAGCACCCACGCATATCCTTCCGACCGCCACACTCCGAGCGTTCGCTCTGTGTTGTCGAGTCGTTCCGAGAGAGCGGCAGCGCTACGCAATTAGGTCATCGCTGACCACCAGCACAGTAAGCAGGCGTCAGCAAGCGCCTCGGTTCACGCGTCAGCGTCGAAAGAAAACGGAACTGGAGTGTGTCGAGAGACGGGTTGGCTGCCGTTCAGCCGAGTCGTCTGTTCGATGCGACTCGACGTTCAGCCGAGTCGTCTGTTCGATGCGACTCGACGTTCAGCCGAGTCGTCTGTTCGATGCGACTCGACGTTCAGCCGAGTCGTCTGTTCGATGCGACTCGACGTTCAGCCGAAGAGTTCGCCGAGGCCTTCCCCGGACTCCTCTTCGTCTTCGTCTTCGTCGTCGTCATCCTCGTCAGCGGCCTCCGCCTCGTCGGCGGATTCCTCGCCGCCTTCGTCCTCGTCACCACCATCGTCAGCGCCACCGGCGGCGCCGCCGGCAGCCCCACCGCCCGCGGCGGGCGCAGCGGCAGCCGTCTCGATAGCGTCCTCGATGTCGACGTCCTCCAGCGCGGCGACAAGCGCCTTAACGCGGGACTGCTCGACGTCGACCCCGGCCGCTTCGAGCACGGCCGTGATGTTCTCCTCGTTGATCTCCTCGCCCGATTCGTTCAGCGTGAGTGCAGCGTAAACGTATTCCATTGTAAGTTACCCGAACATGGCGCCGAGACCATCGCCTGCGTCGTCGCCATCGTCGTCGGAGTCGTCGGAGTCGTCCTCCGGCTCCGCAGCGTCGGCGTCGGCGTCGGCATCCTCGGCGGCCGAATCTTCTTCGTCGTCCTGTGCGTCG is a window of halophilic archaeon DL31 DNA encoding:
- a CDS encoding methylase (KEGG: hbo:Hbor_12120 HemK-related methylase~TIGRFAM: Putative methylase~PFAM: Methyltransferase small), with protein sequence MTGGESLAERRGLETNVYQPAEDSGLLADAAVEFARGRVLEVGTGSGWVAEQVAKTGDAERVVVSDLNPHACRSAQERGLEAVRGNLLAPFVGGSFETVLFNPPYLPTDPDNEWDDWMEHALSGGESGRELIVPFLEDLERVLATGGQALLLVSSLTGYDEVVDLIGQAGFTHEEVRQESYPFETLSILRLTEFRLCR
- a CDS encoding protein of unknown function DUF309 (PFAM: Protein of unknown function DUF309~KEGG: hbo:Hbor_13640 hypothetical protein) gives rise to the protein MDDHTRDPGVAPPLGNPTGWRADRRWEHATLRRAVEHGIRLYNADAFHESHDCFEVEWYNYGSGTTESAFLHGMVQVAAGAYKRFDFENDDGMCSLFETALQYLNGVPEDFYGVDVADVRRTLQAALDEPSAIDDWQLTLDDHQPEAYPADYEYAEGLG
- a CDS encoding Cellulase (KEGG: htu:Htur_0895 cellulase~PFAM: Peptidase M42); the protein is MHDRDLLFALSAAQGPVGYEDEPRTVVREALEPAVDRLETDAMGNVIGTVEGPSTSSRTQSGDTVEGSSDREVVVAAHMDEIGFMVTRITDDGFLQLDSLGGWNAQILRAQPVTVHTADGTLPGVIGAEPAHTRDEDDLEDIDDLAVDLGLDGDDAAERVSVGDVVTLDTQPRELGNCVTGKALDDRAGVYAMIAAAREAEPDATVHYCATVQEEVGLRGARAIATGEEFDPDLVIALDGTLERSVPGVAPEDRITTLGDGVGIKRKDASVIPSPDVVAWLTAIAEDKGIEHQREVAWNIGTDTGSLQFEGGAVASGALSVPVRYHHSPVETAHREDLNATVDLLAAAVSRTAEFST
- a CDS encoding Succinylglutamate desuccinylase/aspartoacylase (PFAM: Succinylglutamate desuccinylase/aspartoacylase~KEGG: hvo:HVO_2852 hypothetical protein), with amino-acid sequence MQIHQLGEGQPELAIVAGIHGDEPCGVRAVERILEEAPEVKRPVKFIIANEEALAAGERFLEEDLNRAFPGDPDGTHESRLAHDLAREVQGCTVLALHSTQSYAEPIVVIDTVDEIARSLAPRLPAEVLIETDEHTDGRLIEHAHTIEVECGLQGSEQAAENAYWLVQAFLSASNVLAAPTSDERLAAPERSEVRVFRLDGPIPKPPGREYEVVVPNFEKVGAGERFAVADGNALTANEPFYPVLLSADGYDDIFGYAATTAGSLD
- a CDS encoding Like-Sm ribonucleoprotein core (KEGG: hbo:Hbor_11900 small nuclear ribonucleoprotein, lsm family~PFAM: Like-Sm ribonucleoprotein, core~SMART: Like-Sm ribonucleoprotein, core domain, eukaryotic/archaea-type) produces the protein MSGRPLDVLEESLEEPVTVHLKDGDAFYGTLSGYDQHMNVVLEAADATDATDAELDQLDVEEVDNTTIIRGDNVISITL
- a CDS encoding 50S ribosomal protein L37e (KEGG: htu:Htur_2925 ribosomal protein L37e~HAMAP: 50S ribosomal protein L37e~PFAM: Ribosomal protein L37e), with the translated sequence MTGAGTPSQGKKNNTTHTKCRRCGEKSYHTKKKECSSCGFGKSSKQRSYSWQSKNGDH